The Aythya fuligula isolate bAytFul2 chromosome 2, bAytFul2.pri, whole genome shotgun sequence genome contains a region encoding:
- the TMEM70 gene encoding transmembrane protein 70, mitochondrial, which produces MLLLRAAACCRRAASGPAWLRGAAAHRGLPAACRRRDSAGGGQVTSFQALAVRSLSTSAPPDHPEHGRLLYKGNLAKAVLGVRFFSYSTSVFNLFMVPYIMLKTGIGFDSLLIQAAFYGLIGFFTFVTPVTLHILTKGYVIRLYYKEEMDTYTAITYNAILTEKVTVFQQKDVKIPDITKMFTTFYAKTKSMLVNPLLFQNPEDFNRLMGYDKSLYFDFEEEKENSESK; this is translated from the exons ATGCTGCTGCTCCGAGCCGCCGCCTGCTGCCGCCGGGCCGCCTCTGGCCCCGCCTGGCTGCGGGGGGCCGCCGCGCACCGAGGGCTGCCCGCTGCCTGCCGCCGCCGGGACagcgcggggggggggcag GTTACCTCTTTTCAAGCGCTGGCTGTTCGCAGCCTCAGCACATCTGCCCCTCCAGACCATCCGGAGCATGGAAGATTACTTTATAAAGGAAACTTGGCAAAGGCGGTGTTAG GTGTGAGGTTTTTCTCTTACTCCACCAGTGTATTCAACCTGTTCATGGTGCCCTACATCATGCTCAAAACTGGCATTGGATTTGATAGCCTGCTTATACAAGCTGCATTTTATGGGTTGATAGGGTTTTTTACATTTGTAACGCCAGTCACTTTGCATATCCTTACAAAAGGCTATGTGATTCGACTCTATTATAAGGAGGAAATGGACACCTATACAGCTATTACGTACAATGCAATCTTGACAGAGAAAGTGACTGTCTTCCAGCAGAAAGATGTGAAGATTCCAGACATCACCAAGATGTTTACAACGTTTTATGCTAAAACTAAGTCAATGCTTGTTAATCCGCTGCTTTTCCAGAATCCTGAGGATTTTAACCGTCTCATGGGCTATGACAAATccttatattttgattttgaggaggaaaaagaaaacagtgaaagtaAATAA